The sequence below is a genomic window from Kitasatospora kifunensis.
GCCCTCAGCGCCCTTTCCGGGTGGACCTGTACTGACCCGTACGAACCGGGAGGGGTCGTCAGCTGTCGCTCTCGGGACCGGTGAGGTTCTTGGTGAGCCACTCCAGGGTCATCGGGATCATCTTCCCGAAGTCCGTGGTGAGGTGTTTGCCGCCCGGCTGCTCGTAGTACTCGACGGTGGTCGGGGCGGCGGCGTTGGCGACCCACTTCTTGACCACACTGATCTCGCTGGCGTCGCCGCCGCCGCCGACGGTGGCGAGCATCTTGACGTCGGCCTTGCTGGTGGAGATCAGCTTGTCGGGGCTGTTGGCGTCCTGCTCGGCCTCGTGGCCCTTCCAGAGCGAGGAGTCCGCCTTGAAGTCGCCGTCGATCGCCACGGCGGCCTTGAAAAGGTCGGGGTGCTGCATGGCCAGCTTGGCGCTGCAGTCGGCGCCGCTGGAGGCGCCCATCAGGCCCCAGCTGTCGCGGGCCTTGAGGGTGCGGAAGTTGGCGCGGACGAAGTCCGGGACGTCCTGGGACATCCAGGTGCCCATCTTGGGCTGGCCCGGGATGTCGGAGCAGTCCAGGGACTTGCGCTCGACGTCCGTCAGGTTCTGCACCGGCATGATCATGATGAAGGGGTGCGCCTGCTGCTGTTGGGCGAGTTGGGCGTCGATCTCCTGGATCTGCAGCTGGGTGCCCGCCCAGGTGTTGTAGCCGTTGCTCTGGCCGCCCGCGTAGAGGGTGAGCACGGGGAAGCCGAACTTGGCGTACTTCGGGTCGTTGTACTGCGGCGGCAGCCAGACCCAGACCTGCCCTGAGACGCCGGACTTCTTGCCCGCCAGGGTGGTCTCCATGATCGGCCCGGCCTTGGTGTCACGGAACTTCTTCAGGTCGGCGGCCGGACCGGCCGGCATCACGACCTTGCCGTCCGCCGACGGCGCGCTGCTGGCGGTGGTGGACGGGGCGGCCGGGGTGCCCGGGGACGCCGGGGCGGCCGGGGCGACCGCCGCCGCGTTGCCGCCCGGCTTGGGCGCAGCGGCCGGTTTGCTGCTGCCACTACTGCAGGCGGCCAGCGCGGCGGACAGCGCGAGCGCGGTGATACCGGCCAGGACGGCACGGGTGCGTATGGGCTGCGACTGCGGATG
It includes:
- a CDS encoding alpha/beta hydrolase, with the protein product MQHPQSQPIRTRAVLAGITALALSAALAACSSGSSKPAAAPKPGGNAAAVAPAAPASPGTPAAPSTTASSAPSADGKVVMPAGPAADLKKFRDTKAGPIMETTLAGKKSGVSGQVWVWLPPQYNDPKYAKFGFPVLTLYAGGQSNGYNTWAGTQLQIQEIDAQLAQQQQAHPFIMIMPVQNLTDVERKSLDCSDIPGQPKMGTWMSQDVPDFVRANFRTLKARDSWGLMGASSGADCSAKLAMQHPDLFKAAVAIDGDFKADSSLWKGHEAEQDANSPDKLISTSKADVKMLATVGGGGDASEISVVKKWVANAAAPTTVEYYEQPGGKHLTTDFGKMIPMTLEWLTKNLTGPESDS